GCGCGCGCATTGTCGGTGCCGGCGCCGAGCGGCTGGACCAGCATGCCCTCATCGGCGAAACCGGTATCGAGGTCGCCGTCCGCATCGAAGCGCACCACCAGGACGTCCGGACTGGCGCCGATGCCGGCGCTGATGAAACCGGCCATCAGCAGCTTGCCGTTGGCCTGCAGCGCCATGTGGCTCAAGGACACCGCCCCGCCAGGCGGAGCGAAGACCAGCTTGCCGCTGTCGCCGAAGCTGGTATCGAGCGCCCCGTCTTCATCGAGACGGATCGCCACCACTTGTCCGCCCCCGGTGTTGACGCTGCCTGGCCCGGCGACGATCACCTTGCCGTCGGGCTGCAGCAGCATCTCGATCGGCAGGTCGGACCCGGGAGCGACGTCCACCACCACCGAACCGCCATCGCCGAATCCGGTGTCCGGGCTGCCATCCGCGTTCAGGCGCATGATGCGGAAGTCGAACACGGCGCCCGGCGTCGATACCGCCAGCATGATCTTCCCGTTTGGCAGCTCGAGCGGCGCCGGGTTCAGGTTGATGCCGTCCGTATCGAGCACGACGCGGCCATTGCCGTCGCCAAAACCGGTGTCGATGCTGCCGTCGGCATTGTGGCGCGCCAGGATCACCTCGAAGCTGTCGTCATCGTGCACCAGGCCGCGCACCGACAGCAGCTTGCCGCTGGCGGCTGCGCTTCCGGCCAGTTGCCAGTAACTGATGCCGACATTGTCGACCGCGACCCCGGCCGGCACGCCGGCGAAGCTCGGGGCCGTGTTGGCCGGTTCCGGTTCCGGCTCTTGCTCGACCACGATCCGCACCTCGGTCACGGCACTGGCCTGCGCTTCGCCATCGCTGAAGGTCCAGGCGATCGGCACCGAGGCCGGCGGCGTGGCGCTGGCGTTGGCATAGGCGATGCCGTGCATGGCGCGGTTGACCAGGCCTTGAGTGGCCGCTTCGTCAAACACCAGCGTCAGGGCGCCGCCGGCCTGGGTGACGCTGCCGATGGCGATGCCGTCGACGAGCAGCACGCCGTTCGCGAAGCTCACTTCCCCGAGCGCGCTAAAGCGGTCATTGCTGGAGGCCCCGCCCTGGCGCGCCAGGGTCAGGCTGGCGCCGTCGTAATGGCCGCGCGCGGCCATGTCGGCGTCGAAGATGGCGGCGTCGGCATCGAGCACTGTCGGCGTCACGCCATCGACCGTCACGCTGCCGCCCACCGAGGATACGGGGTTCGCATTGAAGCTGGCATCCAGGCGGCCGTCGGCATCGATGCGCGCCAGCACGGTGCTGACGTTGCCGGTGCCGGGGTCGTCCAGGGTATTGCCGAACACGATGATCTGGCCGTCGACGATCTCCATGGCGCCCGGATCGACGCCGGTGCCGATGCCCTGGGTCGGGATGTGCACGACGCCGTTATTGCCGAAGGCCGTGTCCAGGCGGCCGTCGGCGTGGTAGCGCGCCACCATCAGCTCGGCGCCGGTGCTGGTCGTGAGGCCGCCGTTCATGCTGCCGAACACCACGATCTTGCCGTCCTCTTGCACCGCCATCTGCGAGAACAGGTCATGGCCGCCAGTGAGGCGCGCGATCGCGACGCCGCCCGTGCCGAAGCTGGCGTCGAGCGAGCCGTCGGCGTTCAGGCGCACCAGCGCGCTGTCGACGTCGTTGTTCGAGGAGCGGGTGGTGCCGGCGACCAGGATCTTGCCGTCTTCCAGCGCCACCACCGCGCGCGCATTGTCGGTGCCGGGACCGACCGGCAACACCACCGAACCGCCAGTGCCGAAGCTCGTGTCCGGACGGCCGTCGACGCCAACCCGGGCGATGGCGAAATCGAGTCCGGTGCCGCTGCCCTGGGCCAGGCCGACCATCAGGAACTTGCCGTCCTGCTGCAGCGTCGCGTGGCTGACGGATGCGGCCTGGCCGGGGCGCGGGCTGAACTGCAGCGTGCCGCCATCGTTGAAGCTGGTGTCGAGGCTACCGTCGGGCAGCAGGCGCACGACGCCGAAGCCCATGCCGTTATTGATCATATCGATCGCGGCGACCACGATGCGCCCGTCCGGCATCAACAGGATGTCGGTCGGCAGGTCGCTGTTCGGGCCGATCGAGACCACCACCGAACCGTCGTCGCCGAAGTCCGTGTCCAGGTGGCCGTCCGCGTTCAGGCGCAGCACGCGCACGTCGAAGTTGGCGCCGGCCGTGGCCAGCGCCACCAGGATTTTTCCGTCCGGCTGCTGGACCGGATTGGTGTTGGCGACGACCTGGCCCGGCAAGGCTATGCGGCCGCCATCGCCGAAGCCGGGGTCCAGGCGGCCGTCGGCGAGATTGCGCACCAGCGCCACTTCGTAGCCGCCATCCTCGAACAGGATGGTGCGCAGCGACAGCAGCTTGCCGTCGGCCAGCACGGTACCGCCCACCAGTACCTGGTCGACGCCGGTGCGGTCGATCGCCACCCCGGCCGGCGCGCCGGCGAAGGTCGGCGCGGAATTCGGCTCAGGCTCAGGCTCCGGCGCAGGCAGGTCGTCGAGGTCAATCCAGCGCCCGCTGCCGGGCGCCGTGACCAGCACCGACTCGATATTGCGCAGGTAATCCTTCTGGCTGCCTTCGCCGTAGGTCACCATCCAGTCGTAGTCCGGATCGTCCGACGCCAGCACCCGGACCGCAGCCATGGCTTCGGCCGAAGCGACGGCGATCTCGAACACATCCCGGCCTTCGCCATTGGCGCCACCATCGATGCGGCTGTTGCCGGCGCCGTTGCGGATGGTGTCGGCCTGGCCGCTGCCGGTGATGACGTCGTCGCCGGCGCCGCCGTCGATCCAGACACCCTGGCCGGTCTCGCGCATGCGCTCGGCAAGGGCGTCCGACACCAGGTCGTCGGCGCGGATGGTGTCGGCGCCGGGCGAGCCGTCGATCCAGGCCAGGTGCGGCAAGTCGGGCAGGTCGGGCTGGTCCAGGTCGACTTCATTGATGCTGACCTCGAGCGCGATCTCGCGCCGCACGACGCCAGTGGCGGCATCGCCGTGAAACTGGATCGCGACGCGTTCGATATTGCGGACATAGTCGGTATCGCCGCCGGCCACCACCTTGTGCGTATAGCCGTCGGCGAAGGCCGCGCCATCGGCGCCATCGGCGCCGGCGGCCAGCAATTCCACCCGCACCGCGGCCAACTGCTCGCGCGTGGCGACCCGCACGAGCAGGAAATCGTGCCCGGCGCCGCCGTCGACGTGTTCGGCGCCGCTGCCGGCGACGATGGCGTCGTCCCAGACGGAGCCGACCACCGTGTCGCTGCCGGCGCCCATGTCGATGTAGGCGCCGCGTCCGTACTGTTCCATCAGGGCCAGCGTGGCGGCCGGGATGTCGGTCCCGGCGTCGAACGTCTCGGGCCACTGCGAGCCGGCGACCCAGGCGAAGTGCCTCGCCGCCGCCAGGTTGGCCTGCGGGTCGATCGTGCGCACCTCCGGCGCCAGCAGGAAGGTGCGCACGAAGGCATTGCCGGCGTCGGAACGGAACACGTTCACCTGCTCGACGTTCTTCAGGTAGTCGGTCTGGTCGCCGTTGGCGACCTTGAAGCGGTAGCCGGCTGCATGCGCATCGCCGTCGGCGCCGTCGGCGCTGGCGTCCAGCGCCGTGACCCGCAACGCGGCCTCGGCCTCGGCGGAAGCGACGAACACATTGAGCACGTCGCGCGCCTGGCTGCCATCGGGCGCCGTACCCAGGTTGGCGCCGCCGTCGATGCGGTTGACGCCCGCGCCGGTGCTGAACACATCGCCCCAGTCGGAGCCGGTAGCGGTGTCGCCGCCGCCGCCGAGCGCGACCGAGATGCCGCGCCCGTACTGCGCCATGCGCGACTGGGTGGCGGCCGAGATGTCGGCCGGATCGAATTCCTCGGCGGCCGCAGTGCCGTTGGCGATCGCGAAGACATGCTGGGAAGCGAGGTCGGGTCCCCAGGCGGCCTTGGTGGGGTCGAGCGGGTCGACCGGGATTTCGCTGAGGGTGACGGTATTGGTGGTGGTCATGGTCTATCCTTGCTGCGTCGGTATCGATGTCAGGTGCCCGGGAACACAGGCGGCGGCAGGGTCGGCGCCGGCGTCGGCGCGGGTGTCGGCGCCAGCGTCGGTGCGGGTGTCGGCGCGGCGGTCGGCGCCTGCGTGGGGGCTGCCGTCGGCGCCGGCGTTGGTGCGGGTGTCGGTGCCGGGGTCGGTGCCGGGGTCGGTGCTGGCGTCGGCGCCGGGGTCGGCGCCGGGGTCGGTGCGGGTGTCGGCGCAGGTGTCGGTGCGGGCGTCGGTGCGGGCGTCGGCGCCGGCGTCGGTGCTGGCGTCGGTGCAGGCGTCGGTGCAGGCGTCGGCGCCGGGGTCGGCGCAGGCGTGGGTGCAGGCGTCGGTGGCGCGCCCGACAGCGTTTGCAGCGCGACCAGCACGCCGGCCAGGGCCGGCGCGGGCTGGGCGGATGCCGGCGGCACGGTGTCCAGCACGACGGCGGCATCCACCAGCGCCAGCAGCGCCGGCGCCAGGCCGGCCGCGCGCGCGACCGCCGCCAGGCGCATTGGCTCCCCGCCCATCGTGGCGGCGGCATGTTCGGCGCGATACTGGACCTGGTCGACCAGGCGGATCACCGGATCGACGTGCTGCGCCAGCGCCGCCTGCAGCGCCGCGCCGGCGGCATCGGGTGCGGCCTGCATCACGGCGCCGACCGCGATGGCCAGGCTGGCTTCGGCCAGCCGCGCGACGTCGGCCGCGAGCGGCGCCGCATTGCGCACTTCGGCGCGCCGGTTCAGCAACCGGTCGTGACGCTCGACGGCGCCCTGGACCAGCGCGGCGACGCCCACCGGCCCCGCGTCCTGGGCGGCACCCAGGCGCGCCACCTCGGCGGCCACCGCCTGCGCCACCCGGCCGTAGGCGGCCACCGGGCTGGCATCGAGCCCCTGCTCGGCGCGCGCCAGCACTTCCATCGCCATCTGCAGCGCCACCATCTTCTGCACCAGCATCGGCTCGCGCGTCGCCAGCGTCAGCGGATCGCTGTCGAGCGCCAGCGCCGACGACAGCCCGAACACGCGCGCCGCCGCCTGGCGCGCCTGCGCCTGCGAGGTCGCGGCGCCAGACGCCAGCATCGCTTCGACGATCGTGGTCAAGGGCGTCACGACGACCGACGGCTTGCTGGCCGCATCCTCGATGATGGCGCCCAGTGCATAGCCGAACGGCAGGCCGGTGGAGCTGTCGGTGCCGCCCGTCACGCGCAGGCGCAGGCCGTTGAGCTGGGCGGCGCTCAGTGCCGCGGTGAGACTGTATTTACCTTCGGCGTCGGTCTGGGCCGACGGTTCGCCCGCATCGCGCACGCCGTTGTTGTTCTGGTCCAGCCAGATGCTGGCGCCGCCCAGGTAACCGTCGACCACGACCCCGGTCAATGTAGCGCTGGGCGGCGGTGGCGGCGGTGGCACGACCGGGCCCGGCGCAGGTGGAGCGGGATCGCTGCCGCCGCCACCGCATCCGCCCAGGGCAAGGGCAAGGGTCAGGGCCAGCGTGGAACGTTGGGGCGAAGGGGGTTTGTACATGGTTAGTCTCGGTGAACGCGATGCCAGCGAGACTAAGTGATTTCGTTTTCGACAACCATTCCCCAATTGGGGAACGGTTGCGAAGGAAGGGCGTCAATTGGATGTGCGAGCGGCTTGGGTCCCCGCCTTCGCGGGGACGACGATGCTGCTGCTGGAGGTAACGGTTACGGCGCAGTATTCGCGCGCAGCACCGGATACAGGTTCAGGCGCTCGTCATACGAGGTGTGACGCTTGGCGAAGAATTCCAGGCGCGCCTGCGGGTTCTTGGCGAACGCCGGATCGCTGTCGAGACGTTCCCGGAACGCCTTCGCCACCGCCGGGTCGGCCGCCATCTGCTCGCGCGCCACGTCTTCGGCCACATAGTCTTCCATGTATTCCTTGCGCTCGAAGGCGGTATTGAAGGCGCCCCAGGCCAGCAGCGAATCGGCGGCCTGCGGCTCCAGCATCGCCACCACCAGGCGCGCCTTCGCCTGCGCGATCGGCACGAACAGCGAACCTGGCGCTACCGCGCGCGTCTCCGGCGTCCACTTGCCTTCCACCGTCAGGCGCTGGTGGCCTTCGACCGAGCCGGCGGCAAGAGTCGCCTTGTCGGCCCGGAAGGTCTCGGCGTCGAAGCGCTCGACGGCCTTGTCCAGCTTGCGGAATGCGATGCCGTGCTGGTGCAGCTTCTCGCCCACGATCGCGGCGTAGGCGGCCGGGATCACGTAGCCGGCGCGCGGCGCGGTGACATGGACGTCGGCCACGATGTCCTGCCACAGCGGCACGCGCCACACCTGCGGCTTGGTCTCGTCGTAGCGCGTCATCAGGGCGCCCGACACTTCCGACGGCGTGCGCGTGTATTCGTAGCCGTTGAAGTCGACCATCTCCTTCTTGTCGCTCGCCTTATACGACAGCGCCACCGGCTGGTTGCCCAGCTTGGCCGCGCGCGCGTCGGCGGCATAGGCCGCCTGCTGCCACCCCTTGCCGTTCTTTGCGACCTGGTCCAGCACCGACACCACGGTGTTGCGGGTGATGCGCACGCGCACCGGGTATTCCTTCCACGAGTGGGTTTCCACCAGCATCGCCATGCGGTTGCGCAGCTGGAAGTAGCCGGTCGAGAAGCGCGGGTCCGAAACGCCGTCCATGAAGCCCGACATCGGGTCGTCATGCTTCACGAACGACATGTAGTAGGACTGCGGCGTCGAGCCCTCTTTCGCGATGTCCTTGATCACGTTGCTGCGCAGGGCCAGGCCGGCCTTGCGGAATTCCGGGTCGCCCGAGTACACCGGCTCGACCTGGATCGAGATATCGTGCTGGAACTTGGCGCCGTTGGTCGCGTGCAGGTCGACGTAGACCAGCGGATCCCAGGCGTTCACCAGAGCCAGCATGGCCTGCATCTCGGGCGCGTCGGCCTTCAGGTAGTCGCGGTTCAGGTTGTAGTTCTGGGCGGTGGTGCGCCAGCCCATCTCGACCGGGCCGCGCTGGTTCGGGCGGTTCCACTTGCCGAAGCGCTCGTGGCCGTCGACGTTGAACACCGGGACGAAGATCAGCACCTGCCTGTCCAGCGCGCCCTTGGCCGCGCGGCCTTCGAGCGCTTCGCGCAACGCCAGGAAGCCGGCGTCCTTGCCGTCGATCTCGCCGGCATGGATGCCGCCCTGGACCAGGGTCACGGGCAGGCCCTGCTTCTTCGCTGCCTCTGGCGTGAACACGCCGCCGTTGTTGACGACCAGCGCCTTCATCGGCCGGCCTTCTGGCGTGATGCCGAAGTCGATGCACTGGACCTGCTTCGGATACGCCTGCTGGAATGCGGCGCACAGCGCGATCGTCTCGTCGTAGCGGCCGGTGGCGGTGAAGCCCGAGCGTTCCGACACGGTGGTCAGGTTGGGGGCGGCGTGGGCGAATTGGCTGAGGGGGAAGGCCGACAACAGGGCCAGCAGTAACGCAGAACGGATCATCGAAAAGCTCCGGCAAGGGCGAGGAAGGAAGCCGGAGATTATAGACGTGTTCTAGATGCAACAGTTGGGTGGGCGGCATTGCCGTCCACCCAACCGCCGCCAGGGCATTGGATCAGCGGGCTGGCGGCGCCCCCGGCGTGGTGTGGATCGAGATCTCCTCGACTTCGGGACGCACGATGCGCATCTGCACCTGGCGCGCCCGGGCCGTGGTCGATGCCGGGCAGGCGCCGCTGGCGCGGTAGGCCAGGGCTGTGGCCAGCAAGCCTTCGTTCTGGTCGCCCACGGGCCGCGACAGGTCGTCGCTCACGCGGCAGGTCGGCGCGAAGCCGTCGGTGAAGTCGCCGAAGCCCTTGTGGTTCACGCCCTGGAACTCGATCGAGAAATAGGTCGTGCCGCAGTTTGGCACCGGCGTGAAGCCATACGGCTTGCCGCAGGTGGTGCCGCCGATCTGGATCACTTCGATGTCGGCGCCGCGCAGGCCGTTGATCACCGATTCGCTGGCCGAGCAGGTGCCCTCGGTCGTGAGCACGGTCACGCGCTTGAGGCCCAGGGTAGGCAGCGGCGTGCCGGTGCGCAGCGGGTTGTTCGAAGCGAAGCCCCAGGCGGTCGGACGGAACATGATCGGCTGGTAGGGCGGTGTCTTGTCGTTGTAGCGCGATTGCTCGAACACCTTGCCGCTGGTGGATTCGGGGCCGGCGATCATGTAGGCCAGCTGGCTGGCGAGGTACAGCAGGCCGCCGCCGTTGTAGCGCACGTCGAGCACCAGGTCGTTGACGCCGGCCTGCTTGAAGGTGGTGAAGGCGTCGTACAGCTGTTTTTCGGACAGCGCATTGAAGCTGTCGTAAGTCAGGTAGCCGACCTTGCCGCTGGCGGTCTCGATCACCTTGACGTTCTTGACGGGCGCCTCGACGACTTCGGCCGCGACCAGCGTCGCATCGTAGGCCACGCCGTTGCGCCGCAGCGTGAACGCGTGGCGGGCACCGGCCGACTCGGGGAACAGGCCGGCATTGATGCGGTCGACCGAGGCTTCGTCTGAGGCGTTGACGAAGTCGACGCCATCGACCGTGAGCAGCATGTCGCCGCGCAGCAGGCCGCTGGCGGCCGCCGGCGAACCCGGTTCGACCGCCGTGACCAGCCAGGTGCGCGGCGCGCCCTCGTTGGTGCTGCGCGACCAGGTAATGCCATAGCCCAGGTCGATGCCCTGGGTCTGCATCGCATCCCACTCGGCGGTCGCGTAGGTGAAGTGATAGCGGTCTTTCGGCTGCCCGTTGGCCGTCAGGGCCGGCGTCTTGAGCACGTCGAAGTAATCGAGCGCGCTGGTGAAGTCGGCCATCTTGTAGGTGTTCGGGACCTCGTTGTACCAGAGGTAGTACTGGTTGGTCCAGGCGCGCAGGAACTTGAGTTCGTCGAGCAGCGTGCCCTGGACATCCGGGTAGGCCTTGCCGCTCGCATCCCGGCCCGTGCGCGGGACCGCGCACTTGTTCCAGTAGGTGCCGTAGGCGTCGCCCAGCAGGTTCGGGTTCAGGTCTTCCGGGGTCGGCTGGTTGGCGACGGGCGGCGGCGGATTGGTCGGCGTAGTCGGCGTCGTCGGTGGCGGATTCTGCGCCGATGGCGAACTGGTCACACCCGGCGAGCCGCCGCCGCCGCCGCAACCGGCGAGGACGAACAGCGCGGCGAGCGAGCTGGAAATCAAACGCAATGGGAGGGTCGTGCGGGGGGAAATTGGCGAGCTCATGCGCCGATTATAGACCCCGGAATCGGGGCCGAATACATCGAACTGTAACGATTGACGCTAGCAGACAACGAGTAATATCAAGAGGTTAAGGGAAAACGAAGGTGCGGTGAACGAGTAGATGGAAAAGCCGTCCACGCGTTCACCGCAAGCACAAGGTTCAAGCGGCGCGCGGCGTCACGCCAGGTGCATGAAACTCCGCCAACAGCGCCGCTTCCTTCGCCTTGGCCGCGGCCAGGTGGCGTTCCTTCACGTGACCATAGCCACGGATGTCTTCCGGGATGCTGGCGATCGCCACCGCCTGCGCCAGGTTGTCGACGGTCAGCTTCGGCAGCAGGGCCGCCACCGTTTCGCGGTACTGGCCAATCAGCGCACGCTCCATCCTGCGCTCGGCCGTGTAGCCGAACACGTCGAAGGCGGTACCGCGCAGGCGCTTGAACTTCGCCAGCACGCCGAAGGCGCTCATCATCCACGGACCGTACTCGCGCTTGATGGCGCGGCCTTCCTTGTCGTGCTTGGCCAGCAGCGGCGGCGCGAGGTGGAATTTCAGGGTGGTGTCGCCTTCGAACATGGCGCCGATCTTCGCGCGGAAGGCCGGATCGGTATGCAGGCGCGCGACCTCGTACTCGTCCTTGTAGGCCATCAGCTTGTAGAAGTAGCGGGCAACCGCCTCCGACAGCCTGGTTCCCTTGCCGAGCTTCGCTTCCTCGGCACGCACCTGGTCCACGAAGGCCTTGTACTGGCCGGCATAGGCCGCGTCCTGGTAGGCGGTGAGCAGTTCGACGCGGCGCGAGAGAATGTCGTCCAGGGTCTGGATGCGCTTGAACTCGATCACCTTGGCCGGCATGGCGGCCTTGCTCACTGCAGCCAGGTCGTGCGCCGCGCTGCGACCCCAGTTGAAGGCGGCCTGGTTGAAGGCGACCGACACGCCATTCAATTCGATCGCCCTGAGCAGCGAACTCTCCTGCAGCGGCACGCGGCCTTTCTGGAAGGCGTAGCCGAGCATGAACATATTGGTGGCGATCGCATCGCCCAGCAGCGCGGTGGCGATGGCGCCGGCATCGAGGAACTCGACGTTGTCCTTGCCGCACGCCTGCACGATAGCGCCGCGCGAACCCTCGGCCGGGAATTGCCAGTCGGGGTTTTTCACGAAGGCAGCGGTGGTCGACGTGCTGGCATTGACTGCGGCCCAGGTGCGGCCTTCGCCCATGCGGCTCAAGGCGTCGCGGCTGGCGGTGACGATCTGGTCGCAGCCGATCACGAGATCCGCGCTACCGGTGCCGACGCGAGTCGAGTGCAGGTCGGCCTGGCGGTCGGCCAGGCGCACGTGCGACATCACGGGGCCACCCTTCTGGGCCAGGCCGCTCTGGTCGAGCACGATGGCGCCCTTGCCTTCGACGTGGGCCGCCACGGCCAGGATCTGGCCGACGGTCACCACGCCAGTGCCGCCGACGCCGGCCACCAGGATGCCATACGGCGTCTCGATCGACGCAATCGCGGGCAGCGGCAGCGCGGGCGGCGCCGCTTCGGACGCAGCTGCTTTCTTCGGCTTCCTGAGCCCACCGCCTTCGACCGTGACGAAGCTCGGGCAGAAGCCCGACACGCACGAATAATCCTTGTTGCACGAGGATTGGTTGATCTGGCGCTTGCGGCCCAGTTCAGTCTCCAGCGGTTCGACCGACAGGCAGTTCGATTGCACCGAGCAGTCGCCGCAGCCTTCGCACACGGCTTCGTTGATCACGACGCGCTTGGCCGGGTCGGGGAACTCGCCCTTCTTGCGGCGCCGGCGTTTTTCAGAAGCGCAGGTCTGGTCGTAGATCACGGCCGACACGCCCGGCATCTCGCGCAGCTCGCGCTGCACGTCCATCAGCTCGGAACGGTGGCGCACCGTGGTGCCCGCCGCCCAGGCATAGTCGCTCGGGTATTTGTCGGGGTCGTCGGTGACGACGATGATCGGCTTGACGCCCTCGGCCGCGATCTGGCGGCTGATCATGCCCGGGTCGAGCGGGCCGTCGACGTTCTGGCCGCCGGTCATCGCGACCGCGTCGTTGTACAGGATTTTATAGGTGATGTTGACCTTGGCCGCCACCGCGGCGCGGATCGCCAGGATCCCGGAATGGAAGTACGTCCCGTCCCCCAGGTTCACGAACACATGCTTCTCGTCGGTGAACGGCGACTGGCCGATCCAGGTCGTGCCCTCGGCGCCCATATGGGTGAAGGTCGAGGTCTCGCGGTCCATCCACAGCACCATGTAGTGGCAGCCGATGCCGGCCATGGCGCGCGAACCTTCCGGCACCTTGGTCGAGCTGTTGTGCGGGCAGCCCGAGCAGAAGAACGGGATGCGATCCGTCTCCGGGTTCGGCTTGGCCGGGATATTCCTGAGCACCAGCTCCTTCGCCTCCAGGAAAGCGATGCGTTCCTTGACCCTCTCGGCCACCGGGTGGCCGGCGCAGTAGTGCGAGATGCGCGAGGCGATGGCGCGCGCGATCTGCGCCGGATTGAGTTCATAGGTCGCCGGCAGCAGCCAGTCGCCGTGGCCCATGCGGTTGCGGTTGCTCCACTCGCCGGTATCGTCGAACTTGCCGACCACGCGCGGACGCTCGCCGTCCGGCAGGTTGTACAGCTCTTCCTTGAGCGCGTATTCCATCACCTGGCGCTTCTCTTCGACCACCAGGATCTCGTCGAGGCCGCGCGCGAATTCGTGCACGCCTTCGGCCTCGAGCGGCCAGGTCATGCCGACCTTGTACAGGCGCAGGCCGATGTCGCGCGCGGCCTGTTCGTCGATGCCGAGGTCGGCCAGCGCCTGGCGCGTATCGAGGTAGCTCTTGCCGGCGGTGATGATGCCGATCTTCGGCTGCGGGCTGTCCCAGATGATGCGGTTCAGTTTATTCGCGCGGGCATACGCCAGGGCGGCATACCATTTGTGGTTGCTCATCCGCACTTCCTGGTCCAGCACGGCATCCGGCCAGCGGATGTTCAGGCCGTCGGCCGGCAGCTGGAAGTCGGTAGGGGTGACGATCTGCACGCGGTCCGGATCGAGGTCGACCACGGCGCCCGATTCGATGATGTCGGTCACGCACTTCATCGACACCCACAGGCCGGTGTAGCGGCTCATGGCCCAGGCGTGCAGGCCGAAGTCGAGGTATTCCTGGACCGAGGACGGGTACAGCACCGGGATGCCGCAGTGGGTCAGGATGTGGTCGGACTGGTGGGCGGTCGAGGACGACTTGGCCGCGTGATCGTCGCCAGCCAGCACCAGCACGCCGCCATGTTTCGACGAGCCGGCATTGTTGCCATGCTTGAACACGTCGCCGCAGCGGTCGACACCCGGGCCCTTGCCGTACCACATGGCGAACACGCCATCGTACTTGGCATCCTTGTACAGATTGGTCTGCTGCGTGCCCCAGACGGCGGTCGCAGCCAGGTCTTCGTTCATGCCGGGATGGAACTTGACGTGGTGGGCGTCGAGGTGTTTCTTCGCCTTCATCGCGGTCTGGTCGACCGAGGTGACGGGCGAGCCGCGGTAGCCGGTGATGTAGCCGGCGGTATTGAGGCCGGCCTTGACGTCGCGTTCGCGCTGCAGCATCGGCAGGCGGATCAGGGCCTGGGTGCCGGTCATGAAGGCGCGGCCGCGCTCGAGCGTCCACTTGTCGTCGAGCGTGATATCTTGCGGGGAATGTTGCGGCGACGCCAGGTGGGCGCGGTCCGTGGGTGCGTTCATGGTGTCTCCAGGATTCTCGTGTCGGGTACCGCAGCGGCGCATTTCCTGCATCTCGTCTGCTGTCTGGAAGCCAGTATAGACCTGCCCCCCAAGCATTAAATT
This portion of the Telluria beijingensis genome encodes:
- a CDS encoding M14 family metallopeptidase, encoding MIRSALLLALLSAFPLSQFAHAAPNLTTVSERSGFTATGRYDETIALCAAFQQAYPKQVQCIDFGITPEGRPMKALVVNNGGVFTPEAAKKQGLPVTLVQGGIHAGEIDGKDAGFLALREALEGRAAKGALDRQVLIFVPVFNVDGHERFGKWNRPNQRGPVEMGWRTTAQNYNLNRDYLKADAPEMQAMLALVNAWDPLVYVDLHATNGAKFQHDISIQVEPVYSGDPEFRKAGLALRSNVIKDIAKEGSTPQSYYMSFVKHDDPMSGFMDGVSDPRFSTGYFQLRNRMAMLVETHSWKEYPVRVRITRNTVVSVLDQVAKNGKGWQQAAYAADARAAKLGNQPVALSYKASDKKEMVDFNGYEYTRTPSEVSGALMTRYDETKPQVWRVPLWQDIVADVHVTAPRAGYVIPAAYAAIVGEKLHQHGIAFRKLDKAVERFDAETFRADKATLAAGSVEGHQRLTVEGKWTPETRAVAPGSLFVPIAQAKARLVVAMLEPQAADSLLAWGAFNTAFERKEYMEDYVAEDVAREQMAADPAVAKAFRERLDSDPAFAKNPQARLEFFAKRHTSYDERLNLYPVLRANTAP
- a CDS encoding S41 family peptidase; protein product: MRLISSSLAALFVLAGCGGGGGSPGVTSSPSAQNPPPTTPTTPTNPPPPVANQPTPEDLNPNLLGDAYGTYWNKCAVPRTGRDASGKAYPDVQGTLLDELKFLRAWTNQYYLWYNEVPNTYKMADFTSALDYFDVLKTPALTANGQPKDRYHFTYATAEWDAMQTQGIDLGYGITWSRSTNEGAPRTWLVTAVEPGSPAAASGLLRGDMLLTVDGVDFVNASDEASVDRINAGLFPESAGARHAFTLRRNGVAYDATLVAAEVVEAPVKNVKVIETASGKVGYLTYDSFNALSEKQLYDAFTTFKQAGVNDLVLDVRYNGGGLLYLASQLAYMIAGPESTSGKVFEQSRYNDKTPPYQPIMFRPTAWGFASNNPLRTGTPLPTLGLKRVTVLTTEGTCSASESVINGLRGADIEVIQIGGTTCGKPYGFTPVPNCGTTYFSIEFQGVNHKGFGDFTDGFAPTCRVSDDLSRPVGDQNEGLLATALAYRASGACPASTTARARQVQMRIVRPEVEEISIHTTPGAPPAR
- a CDS encoding indolepyruvate ferredoxin oxidoreductase family protein, yielding MNAPTDRAHLASPQHSPQDITLDDKWTLERGRAFMTGTQALIRLPMLQRERDVKAGLNTAGYITGYRGSPVTSVDQTAMKAKKHLDAHHVKFHPGMNEDLAATAVWGTQQTNLYKDAKYDGVFAMWYGKGPGVDRCGDVFKHGNNAGSSKHGGVLVLAGDDHAAKSSSTAHQSDHILTHCGIPVLYPSSVQEYLDFGLHAWAMSRYTGLWVSMKCVTDIIESGAVVDLDPDRVQIVTPTDFQLPADGLNIRWPDAVLDQEVRMSNHKWYAALAYARANKLNRIIWDSPQPKIGIITAGKSYLDTRQALADLGIDEQAARDIGLRLYKVGMTWPLEAEGVHEFARGLDEILVVEEKRQVMEYALKEELYNLPDGERPRVVGKFDDTGEWSNRNRMGHGDWLLPATYELNPAQIARAIASRISHYCAGHPVAERVKERIAFLEAKELVLRNIPAKPNPETDRIPFFCSGCPHNSSTKVPEGSRAMAGIGCHYMVLWMDRETSTFTHMGAEGTTWIGQSPFTDEKHVFVNLGDGTYFHSGILAIRAAVAAKVNITYKILYNDAVAMTGGQNVDGPLDPGMISRQIAAEGVKPIIVVTDDPDKYPSDYAWAAGTTVRHRSELMDVQRELREMPGVSAVIYDQTCASEKRRRRKKGEFPDPAKRVVINEAVCEGCGDCSVQSNCLSVEPLETELGRKRQINQSSCNKDYSCVSGFCPSFVTVEGGGLRKPKKAAASEAAPPALPLPAIASIETPYGILVAGVGGTGVVTVGQILAVAAHVEGKGAIVLDQSGLAQKGGPVMSHVRLADRQADLHSTRVGTGSADLVIGCDQIVTASRDALSRMGEGRTWAAVNASTSTTAAFVKNPDWQFPAEGSRGAIVQACGKDNVEFLDAGAIATALLGDAIATNMFMLGYAFQKGRVPLQESSLLRAIELNGVSVAFNQAAFNWGRSAAHDLAAVSKAAMPAKVIEFKRIQTLDDILSRRVELLTAYQDAAYAGQYKAFVDQVRAEEAKLGKGTRLSEAVARYFYKLMAYKDEYEVARLHTDPAFRAKIGAMFEGDTTLKFHLAPPLLAKHDKEGRAIKREYGPWMMSAFGVLAKFKRLRGTAFDVFGYTAERRMERALIGQYRETVAALLPKLTVDNLAQAVAIASIPEDIRGYGHVKERHLAAAKAKEAALLAEFHAPGVTPRAA